The following proteins come from a genomic window of Malus domestica chromosome 02, GDT2T_hap1:
- the LOC103453890 gene encoding uncharacterized protein translates to MEGIEMDDPHALPFNDDDDDICASILTRFSSSTREDHHHLCAAVGAMAQELKDKNLPLTPVAYLGITCSSLDGLASQLDPPGHVIDALLTILSIVFQKVSAAIIVKINDFLSELLVRVFRSPSLTVGAAVSGLKCISHLLIVRGRLHWSDVSQLYGFLLSFETDSRPKVRRQSHLCLRDVLQSFQGTPLLAPASEGITNLFERFLLLAGGSKADASEGPKGAQEVLYVLDGLKECLFLMSIKCKTNVLKYYKTLLELRQPLVTKRITDSLNILCLNPSSDVSSEVLLDLLCSLTLSISTNETSVDGMTFTARLLGTGMGKVYSLNRQICVVKLPLVFNALKDVLASEHEEAIHAAADTFKSLIHACIDESLIKQGVDQIVMNGKNDARKSGPTIIEKVCAAIESLLGYHYAGVWDLAFQVVSAMFDKLGVYSSYFMSGAIKSMAEMEKLPDEDFPFRKQLHECFGSALVAMGPETFLGLLPLNLEAEDLSQVNVWLFPILKQYTIGARLSFFTESILGMVGIIKEKSRKLESQGRIVSSRSSDALVHALWSLLPSFCNYASDTAESFKDLEQVLCSALQDEPEIRGIICLSLQILVQQNKKIVEVNDLFDSEVGSARHRAMANYTPEVTEGNMSVLKSSARKLLPVLSGVFLNTTKDDAGCLQSTIGEFASISDKEVVSRYFRSTLVKLLKVTEEARKAESSRDFNTTRAQLFDLAVSLLPGLDAKEVDVLFSAIKTALQDNEGLIQKKAYKVLSIVLRDCDWFLSPKLKELFDIMIEVLPSCHFSAKRHRLDCLYLLVVHVSKRDTEERRQDIISSFLTEIILALKEANKKTRNRAYDILVQIGHACGDEETGGKRENLQQFFNMVAGGLAGETPHMISAAMKGLARLAYEFSDLVSSASNLLPSTFLLLQRKNKEIIKANLGLLKVLVAKSQAEGLQLHLKSMVEGLLKWQDATKTHFKAKVKLLLEMLVKKCGLDAVKAVMPQEHMKLLTNIRKLKERKEKKTGSKSEEARSQVSKATTSRLSRWNHTKIFSDFDDEETEDSNADYMDAKTVSGRCGKASTQFKSKASSLRRTNNKNLLDQLEDEPLDLLDRQRTRSALRSSDKLKRKMDSDDGPELDPDGRLIIRDEAESYKEKPFEPDYDARSEAHSHLSVNSKKTQKRRKTSESGWAATGKEYASKKAGGDLKRKDKLEPYAYWPLDRKMMSRRPEHRAAARKGISSVVKMTKKLEGQSASAILSAKGLKFKKRVQKKGGSKKKTR, encoded by the exons ATGGAAGGCATAGAAATGGACGATCCCCACGCCCTCCCTTTTAACGACGACGATGACGACATCTGCGCCTCAATCCTCACTCGCTTCAGCAGCTCCACGCGCGAGGACCACCACCACCTCTGCGCCGCTGTCGGCGCCATGGCCCAGGAGCTCAAAGACAAGAACCTCCCTTTGACTCCCGTCGCATACCTGGGAATCACATGCTCCTCCCTCGACGGCCTCGCCTCCCAGCTTGACCCTCCCGGTCACGTGATCGACGCCCTCCTCACGATTCTTTCCATTGTCTTTCAGAAAGTATCGGCGGCGATTATCGTGAAGATAAATGACTTCTTGTCGGAGCTCTTGGTCCGCGTTTTTCGGTCGCCGTCGTTGACGGTGGGTGCCGCCGTCTCGGGATTGAAATGTATATCGCATTTGCTCATTGTCAGAGGCCGTCTCCACTGGTCTGATGTGTCTCAATTGTATGGATTTCTATTGAGCTTCGAAACCGACTCCCGCCCTAAG GTGAGAAGACAATCTCATTTGTGTCTTCGTGATGTGTTGCAAAGTTTTCAAGGAACGCCGCTCCTTGCACCTGCAAGTGAAGGGATAACTAACTTATTTGAAAGGTTTCTTCTTCTTGCCGGTGGGTCAAAGGCAGATGCGAGTGAAGGACCCAAGGGAGCCCAAGAGGTCTTGTATGTTTTGGATGGTTTGAAAGAGTGTCTGTTTCTTATGTCAATCAAGTGCAAAACCAATGTCCTCAAATACTACAAAACTCTTTTGGAACTGCGCCAACCACTTGTTACAAAGCGCATAACAGATAGTTTGAATATACTTTGTCTCAATCCATCGTCGGACGTTTCTTCTGAAGTGTTGCTCGATCTATTGTGCTCATTAACTCTATCTATCTCTACGAATGAGACTTCTGTGGATGGCATGACATTTACAGCTCGCTTGCTGGGTACTGGAATGGGGAAGGTTTATTCCCTTAATAGGCAAATATGTGTAGTTAAACTCCCTCTCGTATTCAATGCCCTCAAAG ATGTGTTGGCATCTGAGCACGAAGAGGCGATACACGCAGCAGCGGACACATTTAAGAGTCTCATTCATGCTTGCATAGATGAAAGCTTGATCAAACAGGGAGTTGACCAGATTGTAATGAATGGCAAAAATGATGCAAGGAAGTCTGGGCCAACTATCATTGAAAAAGTGTGTGCTGCTATTGAAAGCTTACTTGGTTATCACTACGCGGGTGTCTGGGACCTTGCATTTCAAGTTGTTTCAGCAATGTTTGATAAACTTG GGGTATACTCTTCTTATTTCATGAGCGGTGCGATCAAGAGCATGGCAGAGATGGAGAAGTTACCTGATGAAGATTTCCCTTTCAGGAAACAG TTGCATGAATGCTTTGGATCGGCTCTTGTTGCAATGGGACCTGAAACATTTTTAGGTCTTCTACCTCTTAATTTGGAGGCTGAAGACCTAAGTCAGGTGAATGTTTGGCTCTTTCCGATACTGAAACAGTATACTATTGGTGCACGTTTGAGCTTCTTTACGGAGTCAATTTTGGGTATGGTTGGAATCATAAAGGAGAAATCCAGAAAG CTGGAGTCACAAGGACGTATTGTTTCATCAAGGAGTTCAGATGCACTTGTACACGCTTTATGGTCATTGTTACCTTCCTTTTGCAACTATGCTTCTGATACTGCTGAAAGTTTCAAGGATCTAGAGCAAGTCTTGTGCAGTGCTCTTCAAGATGAACCTGAGATTCGTGGAATAATATGCTTGAGCTTGCAGATTCTTGttcaacaaaataagaaaattgtGGAAGTGAATGATCTGTTTGACAGTGAAGTAGGTAGTGCCAGACATAGAGCTATGGCCAATTATACCCCTGAAGTTACAGAAGGTAACATGAGCGTGCTCAAGTCATCAGCACGCAAGTTACTACCTGTTCTATCAGGTGTCTTCTTGAATACCACAAAAGATGATGCCGGCTGTTTGCAG TCCACAATTGGTGAGTTTGCTTCAATATCAGATAAAGAAGTTGTATCAAGGTACTTTAGAAGTACATTGGTGAAGCTCTTAAAGGTTACTGAAGAGGCTAGGAAAGCAGAAAGCTCTAGAGATTTTAATACCACAAG GGCACAACTATTTGACCTGGCAGTCTCACTTTTACCTGGTTTAGATGCTAAAGAGGTTGATGTTTTATTTAGTGCAATAAAGACTGCATTGCag GATAATGAAGGTTTGATACAAAAGAAGGCATACAAAGTTCTTTCAATCGTTCTCAGG GACTGTGATTGGTTTCTTTCACCGAAGCTCAAGGAATTGTTTGATATTATGATTGAAGTGCTTCCTTCATGCCATTTTTCAGCTAAACGGCACAGACTTGACTGCTTGTACCTCCTGGTAGTCCATGTTTCAAAG AGGGACACAGAGGAGAGGCGTCAAGACATCATAAGTTCCTTCCTAACAGAAATAATTCTTGCACTTAAAGAG gctaacaagaaaacaagaaatagaGCTTATGATATCCTTGTCCAAATTGGCCATGCTTGTGGAGATGAGGAGACTGGCGGGAAGAGAGAAAACCTGCAGCAGTTTTTTAACATG GTAGCTGGGGGGCTAGCTGGTGAAACTCCTCATATGATAAGTGCTGCGATGAAGGGCTTAGCTCGGTTGGCTTATGAGTTTTCTGACCTTGTTTCAAGTGCCAGCAATTTACTCCCATCCACATTTCTCCTCCTTCAGAGAAAGAACAAAGAAATAATTAAA GCTAATTTGGGCCTGTTGAAGGTATTAGTAGCCAAATCACAAGCTGAGGGGTTGCAGTTGCATTTGAAAAGTATGGTGGAAGGCTTGCTGAAGTGGCAAGATGCTACTAAAACCCATTTCAAAGCCAAG GTTAAGCTTCTTCTAGAAATGCTCGTCAAGAAATGTGGGCTTGATGCTGTTAAGGCTGTGATGCCTCAAGAGCATATGAAACTACTTACGAACATACGGAAG CTCAAGGAACGAAAAGAGAAGAAGACGGGTTCTAAATCTGAGGAAGCTAGATCTCAAGTGTCCAAAGCAACTACATCCAG gCTAAGCAGGTGGAACCATACAAAAAtcttttctgattttgatgacgAAGAAACTGAGGATAGCAATGCAGATTATATGGATGCCAAAACAGTCTCGGGCAGGTGTGGCAAGGCGTCCACACAGTTCAAATCTAAAGCATCTTCATTAAG AAGAACAAATAATAAGAACTTGCTTGATCAGCTAGAAGATGAACCACTTGATCTGCTTGATCGGCAAAGAACAAGATCCGCACTCAGATCATCTGATAAGTTAAAGCGAAAGATGGATTCTGATGATGGGCCAGAGCTAGACCCTGATGGGCGCTTAATAATTCGCGACGAAGCAGAATCATACAAGGAAAAGCCATTTGAACCTGATTACGATGCAAGAAGTGAAGCGCATAGCCACTTGTCTGTAAACTCAAAGAAAACACAAAAGCGCAGGAAGACATCTGAATCTGGATGGGCTGCCACCGGCAAAGAGTACGCCAGCAAGAAGGCTGGTGGGGATTTGAAGAGGAAGGACAAGCTTGAACCATATGCATATTGGCCACTCGATAGGAAGATGATGAGCCGTAGACCAGAGCACAGGGCGGCTGCAAGAAAAGGGATATCGAGTGTGGTGAAGATGACGAAGAAGCTGGAAGGGCAGAGTGCCTCGGCTATCCTCTCTGCTAAAGGCTTGAAGTTTAAAAAGCGGGTTCAGAAGAAAGGAGGCAGCAAGAAGAAAACTAGGTGA
- the LOC103453906 gene encoding pectinesterase inhibitor 3-like translates to MRFLLSLLPLLVLLLCSPYSAAAAAAAQKHTPQHNPASTLVRSSCRHATYPKICLRTLSDYAGPAKTPRDLAQASVSVSLARARRVSGFLAQLSANFQGTKRQRSAIGDCVDLMSSSVDELSETLGELQHLREETFLFQMSNAQTWLSAALTDDDTCLDGIQEADVKAKAADVKRKIKNAARVTSNALYLINRLDESRGRPRSRP, encoded by the coding sequence ATGCGTTTCctgctctctcttctccctctcctcgtcctcctcctctgctCGCCTTactccgccgccgccgccgccgccgcacAGAAACACACTCCACAGCACAACCCAGCATCAACTCTCGTCCGTTCATCATGTCGCCACGCCACCTACCCCAAAATCTGCCTCCGCACACTCTCCGACTACGCCGGCCCCGCCAAGACCCCCCGCGACCTCGCCCAGGCGTCCGTGAGCGTCAGCCTTGCCCGCGCCCGCCGCGTCTCGGGCTTCCTCGCCCAGCTCTCCGCCAACTTCCAGGGGACAAAGAGGCAGCGCTCGGCGATAGGCGACTGCGTGGACCTGATGTCGTCGTCGGTGGACGAGCTGAGCGAGACGCTCGGCGAGCTGCAGCACCTCCGGGAGGAGACGTTTCTATTCCAGATGAGCAACGCCCAGACGTGGCTCAGCGCCGCCCTCACGGACGACGACACGTGCCTGGACGGGATTCAGGAGGCGGATGTGAAGGCCAAGGCCGCGGATGTGAAGCGGAAGATTAAGAATGCGGCTAGGGTTACGAGCAACGCGCTGTACCTGATCAATCGCCTTGACGAGAGCCGCGGACGGCCCAGATCTAGACCTTGA
- the LOC103416009 gene encoding uncharacterized protein, producing the protein MNVLDSNLEALAVNYLSFGLFTTTWVAVLTAAISFWRLRPRAAAAATSSAISSSSSSSLSFRSQPAVSDLSLHGSSPVSEITQSDAAAKKVDPPCSVPSLANFDDGRVQLTKGSKFAVYFEDSSVESDVDLAATSSLMAEEDETEWSGSDEVVVANWWEDVLRLRTGEMGWYRFQDLTELNGNVVRLWDD; encoded by the coding sequence ATGAACGTGTTGGATTCTAATCTCGAGGCTCTTGCTGTCAATTACTTGAGCTTCGGATTGTTCACGACAACTTGGGTCGCCGTTTTGACCGCCGCCATTAGCTTCTGGAGGCTCAGACCCAgagccgccgccgccgccaccaGCAGTGccatctcttcttcttcatcttcttcattgaGTTTCCGCTCACAACCTGCCGTTTCCGACCTCAGCTTGCATGGGTCGTCGCCGGTCTCCGAGATAACGCAGTCAGATGCGGCGGCGAAAAAGGTGGACCCGCCATGCTCTGTTCCATCATTGGCTAATTTCGATGACGGCAGAGTGCAGCTGACAAAGGGTTCGAAGTTTGCGGTGTACTTTGAGGATAGTAGCGTTGAGAGTGACGTTGACCTGGCCGCGACCTCATCGCTTATGGCGGAGGAGGATGAGACGGAATGGAGCGGCAGCGATGAGGTGGTGGTGGCTAATTGGTGGGAGGATGTGTTGAGGTTGAGAACGGGGGAGATGGGTTGGTACAGGTTCCAGGACTTGACGGAGCTAAACGGTAACGTCGTTAGATTATGGGATGATTGA
- the LOC108169466 gene encoding elongation factor 1-beta-like, which produces MAITFSDLYTDAGLKALDEFLAGKSYISGEKLTLDDIKVYTAVLEKPAGSFANVSKWYDAVLFQLASTFPGKAAGVRVSSGKAGTAAPVPAAAAGGDDDDDLDLFGDETEEDKKAVRSVEMEGLFWDASKLVSVGYGIKKLQIMLTIVDDLVSVDDLIEEQLTVEPRQQAHPHLCLGPALKAQSGFSPPAVPSTCSSPHTTGQPNAVINFTPQPQLLLAQLTRLPLRADVSSEAADDYR; this is translated from the coding sequence ATGGCCATCACCTTCTCAGATCTCTACACTGATGCCGGTCTCAAAGCCCTCGACGAGTTCCTCGCCGGCAAATCTTACATCTCCGGAGAGAAGCTGACTTTGGATGACATCAAGGTCTACACCGCCGTGTTGGAGAAGCCCGCCGGTTCTTTTGCCAATGTGAGCAAGTGGTACGACGCCGTTTTGTTCCAACTCGCTTCCACCTTCCCCGGGAAGGCCGCCGGAGTGAGAGTCAGCAGCGGCAAGGCTGGGACTGCTGCTCCCGTTCCCGCTGCCGCCGCTGGAGGTGATGACGATGACGATTTGGACCTCTTTGGCGACGAGACTGAGGAGGACAAGAAGGCCGTTCGGAGTGTCGAGATGGAGGGTCTCTTCTGGGACGCATCGAAATTGGTTTCCGTTGGTTACGGCATCAAGAAGCTGCAGATCATGCTCACCATTGTCGATGACCTTGTTTCCGTCGATGACCTCATCGAAGAGCAGCTTACTGTTGAGCCCCGCCAACAAGCCCATCCTCACTTGTGTCTCGGCCCAGCTCTCAAAGCCCAATCCGGGTTTTCTCCTCCAGCCGTGCCTTCGACTTGCAGCTCACCACACACCACGGGCCAGCCCAATGCCGTCATCAATTTCACTCCGCAACCACAGCTCCTCCTCGCCCAGCTCACTCGTCTTCCTCTACGAGCCGATGTCAGTTCAGAAGCCGCCGATGACTACCGATAA
- the LOC108169467 gene encoding dof zinc finger protein DOF5.3-like — MNTKFCYYNNYSLSQPRYFCKACRRYWTQGGTLRNVPVGGGCRKMKRAKGGSSSASASRTVQPQPSQKEQDMQNTLGIGGDSVGMSTENPSGGLAVHHQYYPGASHGGSISQLLRGMVRWFSRNHSSSAVSGDVQQSLAACSSSPPLALPFCPSVPSSNGDGKVSDIKVAPLFSCLILRLLPRSCHQLQRPLSNN, encoded by the exons ATGAACACCAAGTTCTGCTACTACAACAACTATAGTCTCTCTCAGCCACGGTACTTTTGCAAGGCGTGTAGGAGGTACTGGACTCAGGGCGGGACCCTCAGGAACGTCCCCGTCGGCGGCGGATGCCGGAAGATGAAGCGCGCCAAGGGAGGTTCCTCCTCGGCGTCAGCATCTCGGACCGTGCAGCCGCAGCCATCACAGAAAGAGCAGGACATGCAGAACACTCTGGGAATTGGCGGCGACTCCGTTGGGATGTCCACGGAAAACCCGAGCGGTGGTTTGGCTGTTCACCATCAGTACTACCCTGGTGCTTCTCATGG GGGTTCAATCTCCCAGCTCCTGCGTGGAATGGTCAGATGGTTCAGTCGCAACCACAGCAGCAGCGCAGTGAGCGGCGATGTGCAGCAATCTCTGGCAGCCTGCTCTTCTTCACCACCGTTAGCTCTCCCCTTCTGCCCATCCGTTCCAAGCAGCAACGGCGACGGCAAAGTCTCCGACATCAAGGTTGCACCGCTCTTCTCTTGCCTCAtcctccgtctcttgcctcgcagctgccaccaacttcaaagaccgctgtcaaacaactag